ACATTCATGCCTGAGCAAAAGGAGAAACGCTGGACCTATACGGATGCTTTGGATTGGATGCAGGAGATCTTGAAGGGTTTTCCTGGTGAAACGGCTGCTCTGAACGAGGTGGAGTTTCTCCGAACATATTTTGCAGCCTGGTCTGTGAACAAGCAAAATTTCGGACTCATCCACTACGATTTTGAATTGGATAATGTCTTCTATGATGAGGGTAGCCAGTCTTGTTATGCCATTGATTTTGATGACTCGATGTATCACTGGTACGCGATGGACGTGGAACAGAGTCTGGATAGTTTACGTGAGGAGATCGAGCCTGATCAATGGGAGCAGAAGAAGCAATTTTTCCTGAACGGGTATTGGTCCAAGGCGGGAGAACGTTATGATCTGGAGGATATGTTCCCCGCTTGTCGTCGTTTTGCCAACTTGTACGGTTATGTGCGTATGCTTCGATCTGTTGCAGAGCAGTGGTCACATGAGCCGGAGTGGATGAGCGGACTAAGAGCGAGGCAGAAAAGGCAGAGCAATTCGGAAAGGTAGTCGACAGCTAAGATTTGTTCCAATTCACCCTAGGCTAGTCAAGATCCATGAGCACTGAAGTTTTGAAGAATCATTCACGTAAATTGGTCCCGCGGTCAGATGCAGATTCTCTGTATCGATCACGGGGCTTTTCATTTTGTTCGAACATTACCGAATAATGAAACGGAAGTGGAAATCTTGTAGAAAGGTTGGATGGGACTTTCATTCTTTCCATGTTAAAAATGGTATTTTGATGTCGAATTATACAAAAAAATGTTAAAAAAACAAATAAAATAGTTATTGATTAAATGTGGGTGGGATGATAAGTTGTAATTAACTTATTTTAGGATAAATTATATATAAAGGAGAATTAGATGGGAAATGTATGTGTTGATCTGCAACCTTTAACAGAGCATCAACAAAGAATATGGTACATGGAAATGTTATATCCAAAATCAGATGTATGGATGATTACATCCAAGATGAGCATACCGGAACCGATCGATTTCCCCTTGTTAGAGCAGTCGATTAACAGGGTTTTGAAGAATAACGAACTGCTTCGAACTCGGATTATACTGGATCAAGGTGAGAATAAACAATACATCCAACCTTATGAGTACAGATCACTCAAGCATATTCATGAAGATCCAGCCTTGACGGGTGTGACATGGACTGAGTATGTGGGTAACCAACCGATTCATGTACATAGTGAAGATCTATGTCAGTTTTATACGTATGAGGGTCATGGACAATACGGATACATCATTCAGGTTCACCATATCATCTGTGATGGCCTGGGATTATTCCAGTTGACGAATGAGATTACGGCAACCTATCATGCCGAACTGAAAGATGGTAATGCAAGCAGGATTGAATCTACGATTCACGATTATGAATACTATATAAATAGTGAACAACAATATCTCGCTTCCAAACGCTATGTGAAAGATCATGCCTTTTGGAGAGAGAAGTTTCATACGATTCCCGAATTTATGGAAATGAAAGCGCACAATCCCCTTCTAACTCACACCGCAGCCAGAAGAAAAACGATGAATATGGATCACTCCATGTATGTACGTTTGAAAGATTTCTGTCGTCAGAAGAATGTCAGCGTATTTACCTTTTTTCTCTCAACTCTAGCTATTCTGCTAAATAAACTCACTCACCAAACCGATTTGGTCGTTGGAACCAACTACGCGAACCGAACTAGTAAAACAGATAAAGACATGATTGGCATGTTTGTCACAACCATACCTGTCAGGATCGGGGTAGTACCCTCTGAAACCGTGTTAACCATGCTGCAACGCATTTCCAATGAACAAAAAGAAATATTGCGTCATCAGAAATATC
This Paenibacillus xylanexedens DNA region includes the following protein-coding sequences:
- a CDS encoding phosphotransferase enzyme family protein — protein: MLTLKYLFQHNDLAEMILKNWSYDPESLDMFQYYRISSNAVYPFRDQGEMRLLRFAPVEEKNRSNLSAELEFLRYLRTKQYGAMEPVPAHSGAELVEAHTPWGTYFASVFKRVPGSQLGSIDLNGSILYSYGQALGELHHLSRTFMPEQKEKRWTYTDALDWMQEILKGFPGETAALNEVEFLRTYFAAWSVNKQNFGLIHYDFELDNVFYDEGSQSCYAIDFDDSMYHWYAMDVEQSLDSLREEIEPDQWEQKKQFFLNGYWSKAGERYDLEDMFPACRRFANLYGYVRMLRSVAEQWSHEPEWMSGLRARQKRQSNSER